In one window of Methanomicrobiales archaeon DNA:
- a CDS encoding tRNA(Ile)(2)-agmatinylcytidine synthase, whose amino-acid sequence MRIGIDDTDSPAGMCTSYIGAVLRQRLEERKFCVSGACLLRLNPNVVWKTRGNAAICIEAEGDPDRAFSIACACVEEFADFSAENTNPGVVVTEERIPSGFYYRAVQGFCEISEAIRLLETSGARYRGYKNRRGLVGATAAVASELPDRTYEFLAYRKPERWGTPRYVERETLFLADAKTYPHTWDTVDRRNDAVVCVPHTPDPVLYGIRGESPAWVSYAAHFIRSEEPEIEQIYATNQGTDVHLIPGVIGALEEGRSYRVEGTVASLPETRAGGHVSVLLGRDGSTLRCMAYEPTKEFRDVVRALLPGDRLIAAGSYKGGSLNLEKMCVRSLAAAVEKRPPLCPACGRRMTSAGRGKGFKCRFCPGRAQAPELRSVGRAIRCGWYEVPPIARRHLAKPLVRFTPAERECGDRPCIASAVSLPGK is encoded by the coding sequence ATGCGCATCGGGATCGACGACACGGACTCGCCGGCCGGCATGTGCACGAGCTACATCGGGGCAGTGCTGCGGCAACGCCTGGAAGAGCGGAAGTTCTGCGTCTCCGGAGCCTGCCTCCTCCGCCTCAACCCCAATGTCGTCTGGAAGACGCGGGGGAATGCGGCGATCTGCATCGAGGCGGAGGGGGATCCGGACCGGGCGTTCTCGATCGCCTGCGCGTGCGTGGAGGAATTTGCAGATTTTTCCGCGGAGAACACCAACCCGGGCGTCGTCGTCACCGAGGAGAGGATCCCCTCCGGTTTCTATTACCGCGCAGTCCAGGGGTTCTGCGAGATCTCGGAGGCCATCCGCCTGCTGGAGACGTCCGGTGCGCGGTACCGGGGCTACAAGAACCGGCGGGGGCTTGTGGGAGCCACGGCGGCCGTCGCGAGCGAGCTTCCCGACCGCACCTACGAGTTCCTCGCCTACCGCAAACCCGAGCGCTGGGGGACGCCTCGGTACGTGGAGAGGGAGACCCTCTTCCTCGCGGATGCAAAGACCTACCCGCACACCTGGGACACTGTGGACCGTAGGAACGATGCGGTGGTCTGCGTCCCGCACACGCCCGATCCGGTCCTCTACGGCATCCGGGGGGAGAGCCCCGCCTGGGTGTCGTATGCCGCCCATTTTATCCGCTCCGAAGAGCCGGAGATCGAGCAGATTTACGCCACCAACCAGGGGACCGACGTGCACCTGATACCCGGAGTCATCGGTGCGCTCGAGGAGGGGAGGTCCTACCGGGTGGAGGGGACGGTCGCTTCCCTCCCGGAGACCCGCGCCGGGGGGCACGTCTCCGTCCTCCTCGGAAGGGACGGAAGCACGCTGCGCTGCATGGCCTACGAGCCCACGAAGGAGTTCCGGGACGTCGTACGGGCTCTCCTCCCCGGCGACCGCCTGATCGCGGCGGGAAGCTACAAGGGCGGCAGCCTCAATCTGGAGAAGATGTGCGTCCGTTCCCTGGCGGCGGCGGTGGAGAAGCGCCCCCCCCTCTGCCCGGCCTGCGGGCGGAGGATGACCAGCGCGGGGAGGGGGAAGGGCTTCAAGTGCAGGTTCTGTCCGGGTCGTGCGCAGGCTCCGGAGCTCCGATCCGTCGGGAGGGCGATCCGCTGCGGCTGGTACGAGGTGCCGCCGATCGCACGCCGCCACCTGGCAAAACCGCTGGTACGGTTCACCCCCGCGGAGCGGGAGTGCGGGGACCGCCCCTGCATCGCGAGTGCCGTTTCGCTTCCGGGGAAATGA
- a CDS encoding deoxyhypusine synthase codes for MDEPVQQVRILPGMSVADLVEQMGSAGAFNAGALYRASQIYEDMLRDASATRFFGLAGAMVPAGMGGIVADLIERGHIDVLVSTGANMVHDIIEAIGCRHLHGTASGSDTELRHREINRIYDVFLPNDAFCRFEEFVQGVFAGLEEGSAHSISGLLRRIGENLDSGILAAAARQNVPVFCPAIQDSMIGLQYWLFRETRKVPVDAFLDMKEIIDRCFAAERAGVLILGGGVPKNYILQSMLLAPKGFDYAVQLTGDRPDLGGLSGATLDEARSWGKLQEEAVSATVYGDATITFPLLVAAVLERLQR; via the coding sequence ATGGACGAACCAGTACAGCAGGTGCGGATTCTGCCCGGCATGAGCGTCGCCGATCTGGTGGAGCAGATGGGGAGTGCCGGAGCGTTCAATGCGGGCGCTCTCTATCGCGCCTCGCAGATCTACGAGGACATGCTGCGGGACGCATCCGCCACGCGGTTCTTCGGGCTTGCCGGGGCGATGGTGCCGGCAGGCATGGGCGGGATCGTCGCGGACCTGATCGAGCGCGGCCACATCGACGTGCTCGTCTCGACCGGCGCGAACATGGTCCACGACATCATCGAGGCGATCGGCTGCCGCCACCTCCACGGCACTGCCAGCGGCTCGGACACGGAGCTCCGCCACCGGGAGATCAACCGCATCTACGACGTCTTCCTCCCGAATGATGCATTCTGCAGGTTCGAGGAGTTCGTCCAGGGCGTATTCGCCGGGCTCGAAGAAGGTTCGGCGCACTCCATCAGCGGACTGCTCCGGCGGATCGGGGAGAACCTGGATAGCGGCATCCTGGCTGCCGCGGCACGGCAGAACGTCCCCGTCTTCTGCCCGGCGATCCAGGACTCCATGATCGGGCTCCAGTACTGGCTCTTTCGAGAGACGCGGAAGGTGCCGGTCGATGCCTTCCTGGACATGAAGGAGATCATCGACCGCTGCTTCGCTGCGGAGCGGGCGGGGGTGCTGATCCTGGGCGGCGGCGTGCCCAAGAACTACATCCTCCAGTCCATGCTCCTCGCTCCGAAGGGGTTCGACTACGCGGTCCAGCTCACCGGCGACCGTCCCGACCTCGGGGGTCTCTCGGGGGCAACGCTGGACGAAGCCCGCTCCTGGGGAAAACTCCAGGAGGAGGCGGTATCCGCGACCGTCTACGGGGATGCGACCATCACCTTCCCCCTGCTGGTGGCCGCCGTCCTGGAGAGGCTGCAAAGATGA
- the pyrF gene encoding orotidine-5'-phosphate decarboxylase, with product MTDLILALDVRDPAQAVAVATACAPFIDAVKIGYPLVLASGLRIVGELGGLGLPVIADFKVADIPNTNRLICETVFSAGCDAVIAHAFGGSDALSACVEVAHRHGGACYAVAEMSHPGATEFFCPETADRLAALAVAVGADGIIAPATRPERVLRLRDVVGGLKIYSPGVGAQGGDIHAIAPMVDGVIVGRTLYEAPDPAAAAEELGWIRR from the coding sequence ATGACGGACCTGATCCTCGCCCTGGACGTGCGCGACCCGGCGCAGGCGGTCGCGGTCGCGACCGCCTGCGCGCCCTTCATCGATGCCGTCAAGATCGGCTATCCTCTGGTGCTCGCCAGCGGCCTGCGCATCGTCGGCGAGCTGGGCGGACTCGGACTCCCCGTCATCGCCGACTTCAAGGTGGCGGACATCCCGAACACCAACCGCCTCATCTGCGAGACCGTCTTCTCCGCCGGATGCGACGCCGTGATCGCCCACGCATTCGGCGGTTCGGACGCGCTCTCCGCCTGCGTGGAGGTGGCCCACCGCCACGGAGGAGCCTGCTACGCCGTGGCGGAGATGAGTCACCCCGGGGCGACCGAGTTCTTCTGCCCCGAGACGGCCGACCGGCTGGCGGCGCTGGCGGTCGCGGTCGGTGCGGACGGGATCATCGCGCCCGCGACCCGCCCGGAGCGTGTGCTCCGCCTCCGCGACGTCGTGGGAGGGCTGAAGATCTACTCCCCGGGCGTGGGGGCCCAGGGAGGGGATATCCATGCGATCGCACCCATGGTGGACGGGGTGATCGTGGGCAGAACCCTGTACGAGGCTCCCGATCCAGCGGCTGCGGCAGAGGAGCTCGGCTGGATCCGCCGATGA
- the nrdD gene encoding anaerobic ribonucleoside-triphosphate reductase has product MDWTPEQRALAEKYRGLKEIPVEERRYKCYSCHHVVDRIPCPECGEVSLEIMCPLDHCECSHDIVTGIEYCPLCGAAVCPSCGSHDVVQISRVTGYMQDVSGWNAGKQQELKDRVRYTVA; this is encoded by the coding sequence ATGGACTGGACACCCGAACAGCGCGCACTCGCGGAGAAGTACAGGGGTCTCAAGGAGATTCCGGTCGAGGAGCGCAGGTACAAGTGCTATTCCTGCCACCACGTGGTGGACCGTATACCCTGCCCGGAGTGCGGGGAGGTGAGCCTCGAGATCATGTGCCCCCTCGATCACTGCGAGTGCTCCCACGACATTGTCACCGGCATCGAGTACTGTCCTCTCTGCGGCGCAGCCGTTTGCCCGTCCTGCGGGTCCCACGACGTAGTGCAGATCAGCCGGGTGACGGGCTACATGCAGGACGTCTCCGGGTGGAATGCCGGTAAACAGCAGGAACTGAAAGATCGGGTCCGTTACACGGTGGCATGA
- a CDS encoding adenosylcobinamide amidohydrolase, translating to MRYFIREATLFLRGDFVGASTAVHGGIGRVSTIFNHSVPEDWDGSDPRAYIQRLARREGFGEDAFGLLTAVALSNLCILQYDMLTVFVTAGVRESAPALPGTINLIIYSREGLSPSALLETIIVATEAKTRGLQAAGYSCTGTPTDAVVVASEGEEKHVYAGVLTEVGRRVYAAVQFGVEQALKRHAGTIRRDAPSFFVYSRYGGDHWVEWRAEGCPYYPCHFPGQVCDFCYCPFYPCGDPALGELVESSTSGEIWSCSRCHLLHLPAVAEYLKRNPEATLRELKRYRDRLEKKIS from the coding sequence ATGAGGTATTTCATCCGGGAGGCGACCCTCTTTCTCCGGGGCGACTTTGTCGGCGCGAGTACCGCCGTCCATGGCGGTATCGGACGCGTCTCCACGATCTTCAACCACAGCGTTCCTGAAGACTGGGACGGGTCTGATCCCCGTGCCTATATCCAGCGCCTGGCCCGGCGGGAAGGGTTCGGCGAAGATGCGTTCGGTCTCCTGACGGCTGTTGCGTTGAGCAACCTCTGCATCCTCCAGTACGACATGCTCACGGTGTTCGTCACCGCAGGGGTGAGAGAATCTGCTCCGGCGCTGCCCGGCACCATCAACCTGATCATCTACAGCCGCGAGGGGCTATCGCCCTCCGCTCTCCTGGAGACGATCATCGTCGCCACCGAGGCGAAGACCCGGGGGCTGCAGGCGGCGGGCTATTCCTGTACCGGAACTCCGACAGACGCCGTCGTGGTTGCCAGCGAGGGGGAGGAGAAGCACGTCTACGCCGGGGTTCTCACCGAGGTGGGGAGACGGGTGTATGCCGCCGTCCAGTTCGGCGTGGAGCAGGCGCTGAAGAGGCATGCCGGAACAATCCGGAGGGACGCACCCTCCTTCTTCGTATACAGCCGATACGGCGGGGATCACTGGGTGGAATGGAGGGCGGAGGGGTGCCCCTACTATCCCTGCCACTTCCCGGGGCAGGTCTGCGACTTCTGCTACTGTCCGTTCTATCCCTGCGGGGATCCGGCTCTTGGCGAACTCGTGGAGAGTTCCACCAGTGGAGAGATCTGGAGCTGCAGCCGCTGCCATCTTCTCCACCTGCCGGCGGTGGCAGAGTACCTGAAAAGAAACCCGGAGGCAACTCTCCGGGAACTGAAGCGCTATCGGGACCGCCTGGAAAAGAAGATAAGTTAG
- a CDS encoding DUF1858 domain-containing protein, with translation MTVTADSTIMELLREKPESAQVLFRFGMGCLGCSVARGETIREAAEVHGIPLKELLDALGVAES, from the coding sequence ATGACGGTAACGGCAGACAGTACAATAATGGAGCTGCTTCGGGAAAAACCCGAATCCGCCCAGGTTTTATTCCGGTTCGGTATGGGGTGCCTCGGGTGTTCGGTCGCCCGCGGGGAGACGATCCGCGAGGCAGCAGAAGTTCACGGGATTCCCCTGAAAGAGCTGCTGGACGCCTTGGGCGTCGCCGAGAGCTAA